The Quercus lobata isolate SW786 chromosome 4, ValleyOak3.0 Primary Assembly, whole genome shotgun sequence genome segment GAGACTCTGCTGTGGGGGCTGCCAATGAGTCAGTTACAGCAGCTGTAACTCTTCTGAACCAGCACACCGATGTCGATCATGTCACGTATTGCAAGGTCGTGCAAGAGCTTCATCATGCCAAGAGTAGAGCCGCTTTTTTTGCCATGACGGCTGATAGAAGAAGGGCTTGGATTGACTTTATTGGGGGTGGATTGCagtagtggtggttgtggttgacAGTGTAGGAAGTTAACTAATGATGTGCCTAAGTGTAGACAGCCTAGAAAGTTATTTAGTAGTCTTAGTTTGGTTTAATGTGAATACGCAAAGTTTGTATTATGTTTATACTATGAACAATGTTTGCTTTATGCCTTCCTTTGTTATGTTAACCTTCTTGGGACATGTATGGTATTTGGACTAAGAAATATGATTTGTGGTTGTCGTGCCTCCTATGAATTTCTATCTTTggtgacatatatatatatatatatatatatatttgatacatAAGCTGCTGCATTCCATTTTgggaatttcttttttgtgtcaCATATTTGCTTCAAACATTGTTAGCTATTTTAACAATGTAGTATGTTATTGAGCATACAAGTGACATTGGTTGGAATGAGTATTTGGCTTATCCTTTCTCTCTTGTTAGTTATTTGTAGTGTTGGTGGAATTAGTTTGAAAGCAGCACTTGAATTTACTGCAAAATTTGTATACAACTTTGGCTAATAAAAGGATTGTACTTTTTATGAAATCTGCAGGTATGAGAGAGCCACGTCTGTTATCATTGATCCAGGTCTATCTAGCTTTCAGGTATTCCTTTTTATAAATCGTTGTTTCATTCTTTGTTAATTACGATTTGATTTTGCTGGAAGTATCAGTTTCTTCgttcaaaaattttagattaagtCTCCCTTTTTCTGCTTTATGTAAGCTTTATTCATTATGTTTCTTGCTGctggttttttgtttgtgttgcaaAAATATCAACTTCTTAATTAGAGGTTAGACTGTGTTCTTTCTCTTCGCTGTCAGACCACTGTTCACATATGTCGACTAATTTCttattgttttcctttcttctaCTTTGCATGCATTTCTGGGTGAATAAAGTATATCAACCTGACTGTCATACGTTCTACGAATCTGTTTTGTTAATGAGTTTGCTGTTAGGATTGGGATACTCACTACTGTActtatatatattctcatttttttaggtACAATTTGATCAGCCTTTGACAAATAATCCGGAGAACAGTCAAGTGCCCAGAAGCCAATTGTTGCCTCTacgaagaaaaaaagtaaataaacttTCAACACTTTACATTACAAAACTGAAATTAGCTTATTTATATCTTGAAGTCAAAAGTTTATAGTTTAAACAATGTAAGGACCTTCTTACTTTTGATAGACGattaaattaatgatttttaagtgaaatagagagagagaaaaacagtATATGgatttcttctttgtttatttattataactAGACATTGACACTttcccaaaaagaagaaaaatgggtaTACGATATGTTTTTACTTTAGATTACTATACAAGCATAGCATTGTGttataataccaaaattatGGGGACTTAGTTTAGGGGGGGTTCATGCCATAGGCAGTTGCCTAAATTGCCAAGGAAAAGAGTCCTGtctaaattatctttttaaaattattctcttatttttgtaattataaaacagtgcaaataaactataaacaaatttaaaagagaaatgtattgataaaaaaatgttaaaatatatttttgtccTAATAATTGGTTCAAGTTTGATTTGCAATAATTGGTTCAAGTTTGATTTGCAtccataaaaatttcaaatgattaAAAAGTGCTAATTTTAGTTCACTTATGTTAAATTTACACTAGATTATCTCAAATATTTAACATAATACATCAATTAGGTGTGATTACAAGGCATGACAAGTTTGGATATAGATATCCCTATCTTTACTCTTGTTTGAAGTTGGGAAAACTTGTACGGACTAAGAGTGGGACAAGTTGGAATTCAGCAAGGTGTATAGAGTTTTTCATCCTTAATAAGATGACTCCAAAATTAGCAAGAGAGTATAAGAAATTGCAACGGAGAGTGTCGAGAGAGACAAATATATTTAAAGGTGGTAATAGAATAggtataaaaattatattataagtATAGTGtataaataaagattaaattttatatacaactaATTTAAGACTATGTATACAAACACATTTGGGGATGCAGAATGAAATActataaaatgaacaaaacttGTCCTAATCTCGTCCTATTTTTAGGAAAGGAAAAACCTGCATATAGCAAAATAGGGGCATGGTGGGTCTGAGTGGATTGTCATTTTTGTCATTGTCAACATTAATCATTTGCCTACAAAATGGGTAATCATTTGTAATGATTTTCAGAAACAAAACTTTAACCTTAAAAATGCTGGGAatgaaaatcaatttatttCTGATTAAATTCAAAGTAGATGTCACTGTGTCAGCTAAATTTTGACATCAACAGTAATGTGATACAACTACAACGCGAAGAAATTACAACTACTCTACTAGCAATTAATATTTCCTGCTTggatcattattattattattattattatttaattataacgTCAGAATTTTGCAATTGGCATTGCAATTAAAGAAGGAAATACATGAGCATTACTGATATGTTATATTACCCCACTAAAcgttaattttaaatttaataagtctttatctcaaaaaatagaaaatacttaaTAAGTCTTTGAAGTTTCTTTAGTTTTAATTAACTTTAAAGTCTAGGAAAACAGAGAAAATTAAATGGTGTTTTGATGTGCAttaacctcaaaaaaaaaaaaaaaaatacttgtaccATTTGCATGTTCCCTTTACAGGTGTAACTCCAATTCAGTTTCCCCAAATGGGCTCTATTACAACAAATCCATATACACAATCTTACTGTATGATTGCCAAGCATCACATAGGTCATAGTGATATGGGATATAGGCTCTTCTAAACCCATTATGATTGCAATAATGTAGCTAACTTTttcatattcaatttctttaatataatttcCGATATTATGTGACATGTTTTCCTAACAAGCAATCTACAAAGTATTAAGAAATTATATAGTATTTGTTTTGAGAttataggaaataaaaatatctactgtgattctttctctttttcatgtTCACAAATTATTTCATATCTAAATTAATCCAGATTAGAGCTAACAATTTCACATTTGATTTGGAAAATGGGTCACAAAATGAGTTGGTTGTTTCTAacaggttttaaatttttaatataaaaaagtgatgccatgtcatttaaaatttaccATATTATTGATCTGTTAGCCACGTAGACATTGAGACTAACATCGTTAATAAAAGGATTAATTGtgttcatattttaaaatttagggataAATAACACTAACTTGAAACTTAAGGAACTAATACCGCTTAATAGACAAATTTTAGGGACCAATGATGTAGTTTTGCCTTAATTTTATGCCGtaagtgtgatttttttttctttccaattttgattttatagagTAAAAACAATTACATAGTGTAAAGTAGagcccaaaaaaatagtacaaaatatttgatttgGTGACTGTTGCTTCTTACCTGCCACCATTGTTAGTCCCCAGCCTAGAGTTTACCTCTTatcctctttattttatttcatattggATGGAGTTAAAGCCTCTATCTGGTTGCCGCATATGAATTGGCTTGGTAGTAAAACCTTCGTCTGTCATGGCTCTAGCCCAGTAGTCAATATTGGACAGTCCCTtaattcaaaagaaatataaacGTGGCTTAATTATAATATTGGGCGATTTCTGAGCATCATGGATcccaaaatcttttattttattttaggaattttgCTAAATTCATGGATCTCAATCAATTTAAGAAGACCATCCCCAGTTAGATTTAGTTAGACTTAGTGTTTGTTGGGAatagcttatttagctgaaactatttttttttttcctaaaagtattatagataaaagtaaaaactaacTGAATAATATAatgagatccatgaatagtactaagAAGTACAGTAAAACCCATgaattgtagcaaaaataagctgaagttacaaataaactaaaattttcaatttgtccCAACGGACACTTATACTTAGTGCTAGCTCAACCATATATTAGCCAGGAAATCAACTAAGGTCCAAATTCTTATCTTTATAAGTAGGAGTAGAATATTAATTAAGCTCtaaatattaatcaataaaaaaatttattaaagaaaaaacaaaaataaaaaagaaatacaaagaaaactacaaattttattacatgaTATTTTACCATTTAATGTGTTACTAATTATAAACAAGTTAGTCAGAcaacattcatttattatatttttaagatCTACCAACCATTTTAATTGCCTTGTAACTTTGTAAAAGTAATGTtataaggaaaatgttaaaatcaCAATCCATTTTACAATATGTTGATATGGTGGGtggttattgataagtaaaaaagtgatatcagtgATAAACccaaatgaaaaccaataagaatttgtcttatcaacagtttgtaaatatgttataaaatattttgtgcatgcttatgttataaaattgcaagtatctttagcattttctaaaataaaaatattttccttggATTTGATGTTTGTTCAAcattaacatttttcaaaatgtattttttagaaaattatctAATTTTCCTATGTTTGATAACGACCACAtaataagtttaaaaattatttctcaGCTTCTCTTATTTAGCTTCGAGTAAAATAAAGTTAGATAGGGttgttttttgtaaaattttagtGGAAAACAAGTCTATCTCATgccaagaaaaataaaggaagttaagaaatagtttttcttcttccaaTTTTTTATACTACCAATCACAGGAAAATACAAACTGATACTTACATAAATGCAGCAGATAATTACATAAATGCAAGTTCAAATCAAGCTGATAATTACATAAATGCAGCAGAGATGATGTGTAGAGATGAAGTAGTAATCAAACTGATACCTACATAACTGAATTTGAATACTAACCTTGTTGCACCATCAACTTTGACTCCAATTGTTTGAATCTTGGGTTTGTGAGAGTTGAGAGTTAACACTTTCGGAGTCTTTTGTGAGGGATTGGTACAACCTGttataattgttttaattcaaaaagTCTAAGCCAGTGGGTTTGGGCAACAATGTTATTCTAATTATTACTCTTTTCACTTTTACTTGATGTAGGACTTGACCATGTAACCAACCAACACTGAAACCAAAAAACATATGTGGTGGTGATCTAGAGTGAAGTTGCAAGTGTGGTTAGGCCAGTTAGagcaaaaaaaatacataaagtaGATGAAAGATATGCAGAAAGTAACTGGAGGAAGagataatttatgaaaaaatatataatatttctttacaagaaaaaaaaaaggataacaTGGTTATTACGCATAGATCTTAAGGTTTTCTACTTGGTACATATTTTAGAAAGGGGAAACTTTTTTTGATGGAAGATATTTTGTATTAATATATTACAGTTTTATGCTACAATTAAGGACTAGATTCTGATTTCTACATTTCGTGGATACAATTAGGAAAGTTAACAGATAGTTATAATGCTTGTTAATGTAGGCTACTGTGTGACCAAAATTATGTGCATCCTCAatcaaaattttgctttttccATGATCAAGgtcttcaaaattttgaaaaagggACGTCAACAAATATATACCAAAATATATGTACATTGGCTAGCAGGAGGTTCATTTCAACCCCTGAGCTCCAAGTGGAGCCGTCCATGTGCTATGTGGGGAAGACTACAATAATGTAAGGTGAAGGATTGTTTGGTGTGATGTGTGACTATCCGAGCAAGTGaaatgaatataaataatttattcaaaaaaaaaaactgtaactaCTGAATTATGATTTATGGctgcaaaaaatttgaaacggatattaattaaaagtgaaaagaatttattgaataaacaaagaacaaaaacagcGAGAGGGAGCGAGAGAGGACATGCATGAACACTCCTACAAAAGACAGAAGTGCTATTATTGGATGCTTTGCATCGGTGTGGCTGCTACTTATAAAAAACGTGGAAATGAACACTAGTGGTTACTGTTTGTAACTTTGTATGGACTGAAAGGTTCGTTTTGGTTAGATGGGAGAAATATGTTATGTTAAcgatatttttataacatttttataagaaatatattttctatgataaatatatattaaatagtaaattgttattaataaacaaaaaataattaaaatgttatgaacgtaacacttctttaaattaatttaatgattaaattttatgattttcaaaTGCTTGAGTTTAGGAACAATTGATTAgtgataaattaaattattaaattaagttttggttacaatcaataataatgtatcaatttcagaatataaattaaataaattactagtcttagtattaaaaaataaataaaattttatcaaaaattaaaataaaataaaaatgaaatgtgcCGCCTTACTCTCAAAAATGTTAGTACGTGACTTCAAAATAAAGATTTTAAAATGATAGCCATATAAATTATCCCTCCCCAAGATACAATTAATATTAAATGCTACCCAATGCCGAACACATAAAAAATCATCATATACACATTCCTTCTTTCGCGTCATTCTGTTATTAAACAATGTTCAGgcaaaaaaaactttattagaaAAAACTGTAAGTACATCTTATGCTTTTTACTAGGTTAAGGAGGAAGTCAGGTGAAGTCATACTTAATATTGTATATAGTAACTTGTCAATTGTATCCATAGAGTATTCCATGTATAGTAGTCAATTACTGCGGAGGCTCCTTCAACTAATTAAGCCATAACAAACTAATGGAATCCATTTACTTTTTTGAAAAGGTAATACTATTTTGTTCATATGTTGTATTTGAGTATaagccaataataataataataataataataataataatatcattgaattgaaaatatattcAACCACAATCATTTTAAATAAGctacaatttgaaaaaaaacaaaaccaaagataATATGTAAAATTATCAATGTCATAATAATCTCTTACAAATATTTCTTTGCTATTCCTTAAATTAGGTCTTCTTGTGTTTGACAAACCATATTTGTCTTCAAGTCGTAAAGGTTTAATATTGTTTGGATTATATGGTGAGATGAATTCTTCCGTAGCAAGGTTCATGTGATTGTAGGATCTATCATAAAAAATCCCTTAAGAAGCAGGTTTCTATACATAGAgcaatatagatatatatacataaagtgatatatttatatatatatatatatatgtacttctTTATAGTGGCTGATGTGAACTTAATGGCTGCCCACAGGTGTGCTTCAGTTATGGCCGACCCCGATTCAGATCGCGATTCAGGCATGGCTGAGTCCGATTCAGATTGTGATTCAGGCATGACTGAGTCGGATTCAGATCGCGATTCAGGCATGGATGACTCCGATTCAGATCGTGATTCAGGCATGGCTGAGTCCGATTCAGATGCAGACGATAGTGAGGTGGAGCTCGAGATTGCCACAGCCTACGTTCAGCTGTGCATAGAGTACGTGCAAAAGTACTACATGAAGCGACCTAGGTGCACTAGTATCCTGAGTGGGAGGTCATATGTGATTGAAGTACTAGAAGGAAATCCGCAAGTGTGTTATGACATATTTCGCATGGAGAAGGCCATTTTTATACACTTGTGCAATGAGTTGAAGCGGCTGCACCTATTAGAGGAGGACACTGGTTGGGTTTCAGTTGAGGAGTCCGTTGGGACAGTGCTATATATTGTCGGACACAACGCTGACTACCGGGTAACTGCCAACCGCTTCCAACATTCTCTCGAGACCATTCAAAGGCGGTTCCGGCGTACCTTGCGTGCTATCCATGCTTTGGGATGTATCATCATCCGGCCTGACGTTGATGCAGCTGAGCTCCCTCAATCACTTCGAGAGAATGGGAAATATTATCCATGGTTTGAGGTATGcttcaatttttccttttttagttATTAGCTAAATTATCCTTGTTATGAAATTCAATTGTCAAAGATCTATAATAGagattagaaagaaaataagatgaCCTATGAAAGAGTTTTGAAATATTTCTAGTTTAATTTATTGCACTATATTGCACataagtttaatttattaattactgCTACCTATTTTGTTAACAGAAATGTGTGGGAGCTATCGATGGGACGCATATAAGTGCCTCTGCCCCATCCGCTAGGACTACCGCATTTCGAGATAGACGGAGTGATATCACCCAAAACGTGATGTGTGCATGCAACTTTGACATGCGGTTTACATATGTGCATTCGGGATGGGAAGGGAGTGCAAATGATTCACGAGTCATGCAGGATGCACTTGGACATGCCGAGTATGAGTTCCCTTGGCCGCCTAGaggtaaacaaaaaaaaaaaaaatttaggaaaaaattcCGCATTTGATTTTTGACTTGTCAATTGTTGCATCTGACTTCGCATTTCCTAAGTATTTTGTAGCATAGTATAGATGTGAAAACTATTCAAAATGGGATTGTGGAGTAGTAGGAATGCACTGTGTATGATAATTCTGAAAAAGGTTGTGAATCTTTGtgggttgtggttttgtcatatttttctaaatctcatgacacatattttattcatGCATGTCTTTTCATAGGTTTGGGTAAATTTAGATATTTACGTTAGTTTACTTAGAAATCCAAACTGAGGACAATGAGTTTGTAACTACTTCATATTTTGTcctttgtgaaaaaaaaagaatacctTGTATACACTGCACTTAATTAGTAGCTACGTAATTTTATTATATCGAAACTAATTCAATCAATACATGAATTGTGTGATTCACATTCAGCACTCTATATCATGGATAAAAGGTCGTGTCAAAGTTTGCAATGTCACTCATAAAATTTGCTTTCATGGAATAGTAAGTTATAGTCAATCACTGCATGGTCATTCATTATTTAAGCTGATATCAAAAAACTTTAGTGCATGGTTCGTATACATACATGTATAGATACACTTCCGTAGTAAGGAACTAGCAAGAATAGTTGTGTTACGTGACTGGCAATGGTTATCACTCGTATTGCAGGATCGTACTACCTCGTTGACTCGGGATACGCTATAGGCAGTGCATTCCTCCCCCCACACAAGTCCACACGCTACCATGCCCAAGAGTTTCGGGGTGCGAACCGGCAGCCTAGTACCCCACAAGAGTTGTTCAATTATAGGCATTCCTCATTACGCATGGTGATTGAACGATGCTTTGGCGTCTTGAAGGCGAGGTTCCCTGTTTTGACTGGAATGCACTCCTTCTCTATCTCTAGGCAACGGCTGATTGTGACTGCTTGTTGTGCATTGCACAACTTTATTCGCATGTATAATCGGGCAGATGAACTGTTCCATGTGTGGGAAGGATCATTTGTGCGTAATGGAGACGCAAACATAGCAGGAGTTGCACGCGTAGGTAGTGGGGGCACTGAGGAAGCTTTTAATTCTCGGGCACAACGAGCAATGTCGGAGTATCGTGATGTGGTAACTGCTGCTATGTGGGCAGATTACATTGTTCAATGATTGAGGTAGATGggcattattttattaaaatgtggATGACATGGAACTTTGTATAAGTTTAGATGAAGATTActgtgttttgttgttgttataggTTTGTATAACGGAGTAGTGAGCCTCTTTAATTTGGACTGCAGCGGCTCTTACTGTTGTTTTTGGTGAACTTAATGGCTGCCCATGAAGCTGGATTGTCAACATATATAGTAGTCACTTTTTGAATGGCTTTCACACAATTACACTACTCTCCATCTTTTTGAAAAGCTAGATTCTATTTTGTCCCAATTACATATGTCCTTTATAGGATTTTAGTTTCCATACTTGTTACATTTGTTTATGTTggaagaaaatttaagaaaaaaaatataacaaaaatccTACTTAATTATGATCAATATTGTTGTCACAAAAACATTGAGTACATTATTATCAATTCAAATGTATTTGttgcaaaaaattaagaacttaTGTTGCATCAGCTATATTAGATTTCTCTTTccttatattaataatttttttattatttaattggaCTGTTTGGTGTCCCAGAAATTGTGGGACATTGGAAGAGAAAACAAAGTAGAGTTTGAagctttgcatttttttttcttttgtttttggtatagAACTTGGGGTGTaacaatttaaatctttttatcttaatttttttaaatgaaagtcTAATTCTTCAAAGTACACCAACTTAAGTGGATTGTTGTGCTATGGTtggaatatttttgttttggaccTTAGTTGGCCTATTTGGTTAACAAACAACTTTGGgcattgtttagattttgaaaaaatgtttgGGATTTCAGGAGTGAGGAAATTCAAAGGATTGAATTCAATATATAAATTCCATTTGTACCTAGCTTTAAGCTAATTGTTGTGCAAATGGGAAAACTAATTGGTTCTTGATTCTTGAATATCTATGTATAATATTGTCTACATGAATAACAGTTGGGTTTTTCGTTTTAGATTTTGGATTATGCTACGTTTTTTCAacaacttcattttctttttaaaattttctcctaTTGCATATCTAGAATATTGTGTACATGAGTTTTAGACAAAACATAACAATACTTCTATgactaagttttaaattttgtattttgctATTTCTGTCCTTATTAAAAATGGTATGATATAGCTGATGTGATGCAATGAAAGTAGGAGGAATTGATATTTTTAGGGCATAGCAGCTAATACATTATGATCATTTCCCTTAGCCATTTAAACTTCTTGACTTGGAATGCTAATAGCCATCATCTATGAGGCAAAAACAATTGGTCAAGTTTAGCAAGTTCCCACTAACTTTGACCACAAAGTCATGGCAATATAGGTGACTCACTTACTTAAAATTCATGTATAcactattttgattctttttggaAATTTAGAACATTGATAAAATGAATGTATGGGCAAGCGAGTGATTTGTATATACACACATTGATGAATGTGTGTAGTGGACATGAGTAGAATCAATGGCATGTGTTTGATAATTTGGTCTTTGATGGAAATTAGTAAAAGTGAGGGTCTATTAAATTTTTACC includes the following:
- the LOC115986191 gene encoding uncharacterized protein LOC115986191, whose amino-acid sequence is MAAHRCASVMADPDSDRDSGMAESDSDCDSGMTESDSDRDSGMDDSDSDRDSGMAESDSDADDSEVELEIATAYVQLCIEYVQKYYMKRPRCTSILSGRSYVIEVLEGNPQVCYDIFRMEKAIFIHLCNELKRLHLLEEDTGWVSVEESVGTVLYIVGHNADYRVTANRFQHSLETIQRRFRRTLRAIHALGCIIIRPDVDAAELPQSLRENGKYYPWFEKCVGAIDGTHISASAPSARTTAFRDRRSDITQNVMCACNFDMRFTYVHSGWEGSANDSRVMQDALGHAEYEFPWPPRGSYYLVDSGYAIGSAFLPPHKSTRYHAQEFRGANRQPSTPQELFNYRHSSLRMVIERCFGVLKARFPVLTGMHSFSISRQRLIVTACCALHNFIRMYNRADELFHVWEGSFVRNGDANIAGVARVGSGGTEEAFNSRAQRAMSEYRDVVTAAMWADYIVQ